The DNA segment tgcttgtgtttcttgggccaatcaagtctcttcttattggtgtcctttagtagtggtttctttgcagcaattagaccatgaaggcctgattcacgcagtctcctctgaacaattgatgttgagatgtgtctgttacttggactctgtgaagcatttatttgggctgcaatttctggggctggtaactgtaatgaacttatcctctgcagcagaggtaactctgggtcttcctttcctgtggtcggtcctcatgagagccagtttcatcatagcacttcatGGTTTTGCACTAGAAGAAACTTtccaagttcttgaaatgttccagattgactgaacttcatgtcttaaagtaatgatggactgtcatttctctttgcttatttgagctgttcttgccataatatggacttggtattttaccaaataggtctatcttcacaacacaactgattggctcaaaggagagaaattccacaaatgaacttttaacaatgcacacctgttaatttaaatgtttaacacttttgtagttactacatgattccatatatgctatttcatagttttgatgtcttcactattattcaacaatgtagaaaatagtaaaaataaagaaaaaccctggaatgagtaggtgtgtccaaacttttgactggcactataCATAATTAACCTGACTTGTGACACATCACACCAACGATGGCGCATGTTGTAAAAATCATTATTAATTTAAAAGTGTACGATTTCAATTTAGTAGAAGCTTACAAAATGGGATATTAATAGTAATTTGGCATAGAATAAGGATCCACAAAACACTATGAACAACTTGTAACATCATGGTCATATTACTTAGTAAGTTAGCTACTATAATATATCTGctgtcatattatttatatttcctTCTCAGTATATTTTCACTCAAGTACTAAAGTATTGCTGCTTCACTACTGTAGATGAAATGGTAAACAACATATTCTataaagtaaaacacatgaatcGGAGATTAATGACATCCCAATGTCTTGTGTCTAAAAAATGTTATGTTATTGCAGGATGTATGCTTGACTGGCTACAGAGTAAAATGTAATTCACCTGacttaaaatgtaatttaatgcTATTCAAAATATTTTAAATGATTTGGGAGATATTtagcttaaaaaaaataaaacataaactGGAGGTCAAAACTAACTGAGGTTCCAGTGGAATATATGAGAATGTACTCCAACAAGGGGAAATAGCTTTGTTATGGATCTTTGAGTGTGAGGGCGAATTGGCAACCAAACCCTGCTATCGAGCTATGAAGCATGTGaatcaaaataaaaatacaattaaaactgATAATTTGGAAAATCACTAGTCGGCCTGTCACAAGTCGGCCTGTCACAAGTCGACCTGTCACTAGTCGGCCTGTCACTAGTCTGTCACTAGTCGGCCTGTCACTAGTCGGCCTGTCACTAGTCGGCCTGTCACAATGTCGACCTGTCACTAGTCGGCCTGTCACTAGTCGGCCTGTCACTAGTCGGCCTGTCACTAGTCGGCCTGTCACAAGTCGACCTGTCACTAGTCGGCCTGTCACTAGTCTGTCACAAGTCAACCTGTCACAAGTCGGCCTGTCACTAGTCGGCCTGTCACTAGTCGGCCTGTCACAAGTCGACCTGTCACTAGTCGGCCTGTCACTAGTCGGCCTGTCAATAGTCGGCCTGTCACTAGTCGGCCTGTCACTAGTCGGCCTGTCAATAGTCGGCCTGTCACAAGTCAACCTGTCACTAGTCGGCCTGTCACTAGTCAACCTGTCACTAGTCGGCCTGTCACTAGTCGGCCTGTCACTAGTCGGCCTGTCACTAGTCAACCTGTCACTAGTCGGCCTGTCACTAGTCGGCCTGTCACTAGTCGGCCTGTCACTAGTCGGCCTGTCACTAGTCGGCCTGTCACTAGTCAATCTGTCACTAGTCGGCCTGTCACTAGTCGGCCTGTCAATAGTCGGCCTGTCACTAGTCGGCCTGTCACTAGTCGGCCTGTCACTAGTCGGCCTGTCACTAGTCGGCCTGTCACTAGTCTGTCACAAGTCAACCTGTCACAAGTCGGCCTGTCACTAGTCGGCCTGTCACTAGTCGGCCTGTCACAAGTCGACCTGTCACTAGTCGGCCTGTCACTAGTCGGCCTGTCAATAGTCGGCCTGTCACTAGTCGGCCTGTCACTAGTCGGCCTGTCAATAGTCGGCCTGTCACAAGTCAACCTGTCACTAGTCGGCCTGTCACTAGTCAACCTGTCACTAGTCGGCCTGTCACTAGTCGGCCTGTCACTAGTCGGCCTGTCACTAGTCTGTCACAAGTCAACCTGTCACAAGTCGGCCTGTCACTAGTCGGCCTGTCACTAGTCTGTCACAAGTCAACCTGTCACAAGTCGGCCTGTCACTAGTCGGCCTGTCACTAGTCGGCCTGTCACAAGTCGACCTGTCACTAGTCGGCCTGTCACTAGTCGGCCTGTCAATAGTCGGCCTGTCACTAGTCGGCCTGTCACTAGTCGGCCTGTCAATAGTCGGCCTGTCACAAGTCAACCTGTCACTAGTCGGCCTGTCACTAGTCAACCTGTCACTAGTCGGCCTGTCACTAGTCGGCCTGTCACTAGTCGGCCTGTCACTAGTCGGCCTGTCACTAGTCGGCCTGTCACTAGTCAACCTGTCACTAGTCGGCCTGTCACTAGTCGGCCTGTCACTAGTCGGCCTGTCACTAGTCGGCCTGTCACTAGTCGGCCTGTCACTAGTCGGCCTGTCACTAGTCAACCTGTCACTAGTCAACCTGTCACTAGTCGGCCTGTCACTAGTCGGCCTGTCACTAGTCGGCCTGTCACTAGTCGGCCTGTCACTAGTCGGCCTGTCACTAGTCGGCCTGTCACTAGTCGGCCTGTCACTAGTCGGCCTGTCATTTCCAAGAAGAGCCTGTGTATAGTTAGCCTGACCGTTTGGTCTGTGTAGAGGAGCTCAGTGGGAGAACGGGCTCCTGTGTGTCAGTGACTAGTGGAGATTAACATAACAGATATGGCATCCACCCTCTGGCCTGACAGTGGGCATTCCgttcacacacacatccacacccaaACCCACATCCACACACTGGCTATAGAAACACAATACACACCACAAGGCAGTCCATTTTAAAAGATAATTTCTCCTTATAAAGCTTTCCGCATAAAGActgcacaataaaaaaaatataatacaatTCTTACAACTTTTCTAGACAGGATGAAATTGAACATCTGATTATCTCTTTGTGCCAAGCAGTGTTCAACACAGGGGCTTATTTCCCGGGGCTGGCCCCCTGTTGCATTGTGGGAACAGCCAGAGTGAGTGTTAAGGACCAATTATTTCAGTTTGGCAAGTGGACTTAATTTAAGGCATTCCTACAGTATGATGAGATGTGTAACCCATCATCATCTCTCTGTCTTTGCTTCATTGGTCCTATTCTGTTCCACTCTGCAGACTCTGATCTGTCTTTGTTTCATTGGTCCTATTCTGTTCCACTCTGCAGACTCTGATCTGTCCCACATTCTGTGCCTGCTGGGTTGAAGGTGTCAACATCAAGGCCTTGCGGGACCcctttctctgtttctttctcctcCGCCAGGATAAATAAGCCCCTGTGGACACTGGTGGCAcggtaccatctccctccatccctccctctctgtctccctggctCCTCCAGTGGGTTAGAGGTCTGTCACTTTGTTTTCAAGGGCGGCTGCTATCCGCTGAAGCCGCAGGGTGAGCTGTTTACTCTGGGCTGCCGGGTCCTCATCTAGGGACTGGATGATCtgtagagagatggggagagagggaggggggagggagagacagaaaaagattGAGATAgggggagaagagacagagaggtagagagacagaggtagagagagcgggagacagagagagagagagggatacagagcgagagagagagagagagagcgagcactgTCATTAGATCACCAGTCAGGGCATACTGGACCACTGTTGGAACGACCACTCTAAGAAAAACAACCATTGCATGGCTTCAAGTACTAAGGGAGGAAGCTTAAAAAATCAATTCCCTGAGCAATTTCCCATTTCAAGTAAACTACCACAGAACTACTTTCAATTAAAAGTCCTTGTAATTGCGCTAACGATTAGAAAATATGACCCAGCAGTGCTGTGGGAGCACTTCTGCCTGGAATGTAAAGTGAATGGCCTCTTACCCCGTCGTAGTATTTGCTGGCGTACTGGTAGAGCTGATGCAGAGCCACTTGCGTGTTGAGTTTGTCTGTATGAGTCTGGAGGACACAACATAGGATTCAGAGATTCTTACAGACAGGCTCGACTAACTTTGACGAACTTTATAAAATGTTACCTTCACTAACATTTCAAATGGTGCACCACTGAGATAgattaagagaccactgcaaaattatcagtttctctggttttactatttattaGGTATGCGTTTGGGGAAAATTAAAAATTTGGTGCAATTCTACAAattactgacaacatttctcccaaattccaaataaaaatattgtcatttagagcatttatttgcagaaaatgacaactggtgaAAATAACTAAAAAGATGCAGTGTAAcggaaaaaggttgggaaccactgctctacatggtacactacttttgaccagcgctctatgggccctggtcaaaagtagtgcactacatagggagtagggtgccaattgggatgccGCCATAGATCGAGGGCAGAGAGAAAGGTTTTCCTTACCCGAGACACCTCTGCCAGATGAGTGTTCATGTCCTGGTCGCTGACTGATACCATCTGTCTGATGCCCTTGTAgtaactaaacacagacagatagagataagaTCATAATCACTATACATTACATATTGACAGGCCTCTGCCGACAATGTACCAGCATTGTAGGCAAGAATCAAAATACATTGATCAGGTCATTGGGAACTTCTGCCGATACGTACTCATCGACCATCTTCTTGTAGGTGGagatctcctttgcatagagtagTTTGTTACTTGGAGAGTCCTGGTAGAGATAGGAGAGAATAGACAATATGATAATTATAATACTGTTCTCTTATCTGTTACCTTACAGAGGTAAACAACTATCAATAGATTTTGACCTCCTCATcacctgcctcctccccctccctctcctcctccttcggctccctcttcctccctgtctcctcctcctccctcctcctcctccctttctcttcatcctccctatctcctcctcctttcctcctccctttcctcttccttctgctccctcctcctccctctctcttcctcctccctctcctcctcctccccccttctgGACTCACTCGGCTGAGTTTGTGCTCTGTCTTGGTGCAGGCGTCCATGAAGGTCTGAGCGATGACGGACAGCGAGGCATCCACCACCTCTGTCACGTGGACGT comes from the Salmo trutta chromosome 4, fSalTru1.1, whole genome shotgun sequence genome and includes:
- the LOC115193052 gene encoding uncharacterized protein LOC115193052, which gives rise to MPTVRPEAPLHRPNGQANYTQALLGNDRPTSDRPTSDRPTSDRPTSDRPTSDRPTSDRPTSDRPTSDRLTSDRLTSDRPTSDRPTSDRPTSDRPTSDRPTSDRPTSDRLTSDRPTSDRPTSDRPTSDRPTSDRPTSDRLTSDRPTSDRLTCDRPTIDRPTSDRPTSDRPTIDRPTSDRPTSDRSTCDRPTSDRPTSDRPTCDRPTSDRPTSDRPTSDRLTSDRPTSDRLTCDRPTIDRPTSDRPTSDRPTIDRPTSDRPTSDRSTCDRPTSDRPTSDRPTCDRLTCDRLVTGRLVTGRLVTGRLVTGRLVTGRLLTGRLVTGRLVTGRLVTG